A stretch of the Vigna radiata var. radiata cultivar VC1973A chromosome 7, Vradiata_ver6, whole genome shotgun sequence genome encodes the following:
- the LOC106766353 gene encoding anthocyanidin reductase ((2S)-flavan-3-ol-forming): MEKKGNGKKIRYLNTNFKFHAHAAGNPNKISHLLELQSLGKLEIFGADLRVEEDFDAPISGCELVFQFATPASFASEDPENDVIKPAILGVLNVLKACARAKEVKRVILTSSTAAVTVNKLNGTDLVMDESNWTDVEYLRTAKPHGWGYPASKALEEKAAWKFAEENHIDLITVIPTLTTGPSITKDIPTSVVLATSLIIGNDFFLKAFKDIQLLSGSISITHVEDICRAHVFLAEKESASGRYIVCAHNTSIPELAKFLRKRYPQFQIPTEFDDIPSKAKFVISSEKLVKEGFRFKHGIEEIFEHSLDYLGSKGALKLNFDHFDHSS, from the exons ATGGAAAAGAAGGGAAACGGAAAGAAG ATTCGATATTTgaacacaaatttcaaatttcatgcACATGCTGCAGGTaatccaaataaaatatctcACCTTTTGGAACTGCAAAGTTTGGGAAAATTGGAGATCTTTGGGGCAGATTTAAGAGTTGAAGAAGATTTTGATGCTCCTATTTCTGGCTGTGAACTTGTATTCCAATTTGCTACACCTGCCAGCTTTGCTTCTGAAGATCCTGAG AATGACGTGATCAAACCAGCAATCTTAGGCGTATTGAATGTGTTGAAAGCATGTGCTAGAGCAAAAGAAGTCAAACGAGTCATCTTAACATCTTCAACTGCTGCAGTAACCGTTAACAAACTCAATGGGACAGATTTAGTCATGGATGAAAGCAATTGGACAGATGTTGAGTACTTGAGGACTGCAAAACCTCATGGTTGG GGATATCCTGCCTCTAAAGCACTGGAAGAGAAAGCTGCATGGAAATTTGCTGAAGAAAATCACATTGATCTGATCACTGTGATACCTACTCTCACAACTGGTCCTTCTATCACTAAAGACATCCCCACCAGTGTTGTGTTGGCTACGTCCCTTATAATAG GGAATGATTTCTTCCTTAAGGCTTTCAAAGATATTCAATTGCTGTCAGGTTCAATATCTATCACACATGTGGAGGATATCTGCCGTGCGCATGTGTTTTTGGCAGAGAAAGAATCAGCTTCTGGCAGATACATTGTCTGTGCTCATAATACCAGCATTCCTGAACTTGCAAAGTTTCTAAGAAAAAGATACCCTCAGTTCCAAATTCCAACCGA ATTCGATGATATCCCCTCCAAGGCAAAGTTTGTCATCTCTTCAGAGAAGCTTGTAAAAGAAGGGTTCAGATTCAAGCATGGAATTGAAGAAATTTTTGAACACAGTTTGGACTACTTAGGCAGTAAGGGGGCACTCAAACTAAATTTTGATCATTTTGATCATTCTAGTTAA
- the LOC106767332 gene encoding anthocyanidin reductase ((2S)-flavan-3-ol-forming)-like, producing MASVKKIGRKVCVIGGTGFMGSCLVKQLLQKGYAVNTTVRDPDNTKKINHLLALQSLGELNIFGADLTSEKDFDAPIAGCELVFQLATPVNFASEDPENDMIKPAISGVLNVLKACARAKGVKRVILTSSAAAVTINPVKETGLVMDESNWTDVEFLSTAKPPTWGYPVSKALAEKAAWKFAEENHMDLITVIPTLTTGPSLTPDIPSSVGLATSLITGNDFLINALKGMQFLSGSISITHVEDICRAHIFVAEKESASGRYIVSAHSTSVPELAKFLSKRYPQYKVPTEFDDCPSKAKLTISSEKLVKEGFSFKYGIEEIYDQTLEYIKSKGALKN from the exons ATGGCCAGTGTCAagaaaattggaagaaaggtaTGTGTGATAGGTGGAACCGGATTTATGGGCTCTTGCTTGGTTAAGCAATTGCTTCAGAAGGGTTATGCTGTCAACACCACTGTTAGAGATCCAG ATAAtactaagaaaataaatcacCTTTTAGCACTGCAAAGTTTGGGTGAACTGAACATATTTGGAGCAGATTTAACAAGTGAAAAGGATTTTGATGCCCCTATAGCAGGCTGTGAACTTGTCTTTCAGCTTGCTACGCCTGTGAACTTTGCTTCTGAAGACCCTGAG AATGACATGATCAAGCCTGCAATATCAGGAGTGTTGAATGTGTTGAAAGCATGTGCACGAGCAAAAGGTGTCAAACGAGTCATCTTAACATCTTCAGCAGCTGCTGTAACCATAAACCCTGTCAAGGAGACAGGTCTGGTTATGGATGAAAGCAACTGGACTGATGTTGAGTTCTTGAGCACTGCAAAACCACCCACATGG GGTTATCCTGTCTCCAAAGCACTGGCAGAGAAAGCTGCATGGAAATTTGCTGAAGAGAATCACATGGATCTCATCACTGTGATACCAACTCTCACAACTGGTCCTTCTCTCACTCCAGACATCCCATCAAGTGTTGGCCTAGCCACATCTCTCATAACAG GCAATGATTTCCTCATAAACGCCTTGAAAGGGATGCAGTTTCTATCAGGTTCAATATCCATCACTCATGTGGAGGATATTTGCCGAGCACATATATTTGTGGCTGAGAAAGAATCAGCTTCTGGTCGATACATTGTCTCTGCTCACAGTACCAGTGTTCCTGAGCTTGCAAAGTTTCTTAGCAAACGTTACCCTCAGTACAAAGTTCCAACTGA ATTTGATGATTGTCCCTCCAAGGCAAAGCTAACAATCTCTTCTGAAAAGCTTGTGAAAGAAGGATTCAGTTTCAAGTATGGGATTGAAGAAATTTATGATCAGACTTTGGAGTACATTAAGAGCAAAGGGGCTCTCAAGAACTGA
- the LOC106767663 gene encoding calcium/calmodulin-regulated receptor-like kinase 1 isoform X1, translating to MNRTTLIFIIGICIGFVVGIGLTLSIVHCLVRRRKPTKVDKSISHRAVTIPVNVKGYGSNSTLSEGEESPRTSEWSNMTLWLENLRRSSAVSVCGIPKYSYKDVQRATSNFTTIIGNGAFGPVYKAQMATGGTVAVKVLGTNSRQGEQEFLTEVLLLGRLHHRNLVDLVGYVADKGKHMLLYTYMSNGSLASHLYDFGKSREPMNWDLRLGIALDVARGLEYLHCGASPPVVHRDIKSCNILLDQFMKAKVTDFGLSRPEMIIPRTSNIRGTFGYLDPEYLSTRTFTKKSDVYSFGVLLFELITGRNPQLGLMEYVKLAAMEGGGKVGWEEIVDEQLNGKYDVHNLNDMASLAFICVNEVSQSRPTMCEIVQALSQLCKRNGKTLGRTSSAAALKDVSIELDQIEAKDFTSTASTDILGRLHSR from the exons ATGAACAGAACTACCTTAATTTTCATAATAGGAATTTGTATAGGCTTTGTGGTTGGGATTGGTTTGACATTATCCATAGTACACTGCCTTGTAAGGCGAAGGAAGCCCACAAAGGTTGATAAGAGCATTTCTCACAGAGCAGTGACCATTCCTGTTAATGTCAAAGGGTATGGTTCTAACTCAACATTATCAGAGGGTGAGGAGTCACCTAGAACATCTGAGTGGAGTAACATGACTTTATGGTTGGAAAATCTTAGGAGAAGCAGTGCAGTGTCGGTATGCGGAATTCCCAAGTATTCTTACAA AGATGTACAAAGGGCTACTTCTAATTTCACCACCATCATTGGCAACGGAGCCTTTGGTCCTGTTTATAAAGCTCAGATGGCTACAGGTGGGACAGTTGCAGTTAAAGTCTTAGGTACTAATTCAAGACAAGGAGAGCAGGAATTTTTAACTGAG GTTTTATTACTTGGAAGATTACATCACAGAAACCTTGTGGATTTGGTGGGATATGTGGCAGACAAAGGAAAACATATGCTTCTTTACACTTACATGAGCAATGGCAGCCTTGCTTCCCATTTGTATG ATTTTGGAAAAAGTCGTGAGCCAATGAATTGGGATTTGAGGCTTGGTATAGCACTAGATGTTGCAAGGGGACTGGAATATCTACATTGTGGG GCTTCTCCACCTGTTGTGCACCGTGACATCAAATCTTGCAACATACTGTTGGATCAGTTTATGAAGGCAAAG gTCACTGACTTTGGGCTTTCCAGACCTGAGATGATCATACCTCGCACATCAAATATTCGTGGAACTTTCGGATATCTTGATCCTGAGTATTTGTCCACAAGAACCTTCACTAAGAAAAGTGATGTTTATAGCTTTGGTGTGCTACTGTTTGAGCTCATAACTGGCAGGAATCCGCAGCTTGGGCTCATGGAATACGTAAAACTA GCAGCCATGGAAGGTGGGGGTAAGGTTGGATGGGAAGAAATTGTGGACGAGCAattaaatggaaaatatgatGTGCATAATCTTAACGACATGGCTTCACTTGCATTCATATGTGTTAATGAAGTCTCCCAAAGTCGACCAACGATGTGTGAAATTGTTCAAGCACTATCTCAGCTTTGTAAGAGGAATGGTAAAACTCTTGGCCGAACATCATCTGCTGCTGCATTAAAGGATGTGTCTATTGAATTGGACCAGATTGAAGCTAAGGACTTTACATCAACTGCGAGTACAGATATATTGGGAAGATTGCATAGCCGATGA
- the LOC106767663 gene encoding calcium/calmodulin-regulated receptor-like kinase 1 isoform X2, with protein MNRTTLIFIIGICIGFVVGIGLTLSIVHCLVRRRKPTKVDKSISHRAVTIPVNVKGRSSAVSVCGIPKYSYKDVQRATSNFTTIIGNGAFGPVYKAQMATGGTVAVKVLGTNSRQGEQEFLTEVLLLGRLHHRNLVDLVGYVADKGKHMLLYTYMSNGSLASHLYDFGKSREPMNWDLRLGIALDVARGLEYLHCGASPPVVHRDIKSCNILLDQFMKAKVTDFGLSRPEMIIPRTSNIRGTFGYLDPEYLSTRTFTKKSDVYSFGVLLFELITGRNPQLGLMEYVKLAAMEGGGKVGWEEIVDEQLNGKYDVHNLNDMASLAFICVNEVSQSRPTMCEIVQALSQLCKRNGKTLGRTSSAAALKDVSIELDQIEAKDFTSTASTDILGRLHSR; from the exons ATGAACAGAACTACCTTAATTTTCATAATAGGAATTTGTATAGGCTTTGTGGTTGGGATTGGTTTGACATTATCCATAGTACACTGCCTTGTAAGGCGAAGGAAGCCCACAAAGGTTGATAAGAGCATTTCTCACAGAGCAGTGACCATTCCTGTTAATGTCAAAGG GAGAAGCAGTGCAGTGTCGGTATGCGGAATTCCCAAGTATTCTTACAA AGATGTACAAAGGGCTACTTCTAATTTCACCACCATCATTGGCAACGGAGCCTTTGGTCCTGTTTATAAAGCTCAGATGGCTACAGGTGGGACAGTTGCAGTTAAAGTCTTAGGTACTAATTCAAGACAAGGAGAGCAGGAATTTTTAACTGAG GTTTTATTACTTGGAAGATTACATCACAGAAACCTTGTGGATTTGGTGGGATATGTGGCAGACAAAGGAAAACATATGCTTCTTTACACTTACATGAGCAATGGCAGCCTTGCTTCCCATTTGTATG ATTTTGGAAAAAGTCGTGAGCCAATGAATTGGGATTTGAGGCTTGGTATAGCACTAGATGTTGCAAGGGGACTGGAATATCTACATTGTGGG GCTTCTCCACCTGTTGTGCACCGTGACATCAAATCTTGCAACATACTGTTGGATCAGTTTATGAAGGCAAAG gTCACTGACTTTGGGCTTTCCAGACCTGAGATGATCATACCTCGCACATCAAATATTCGTGGAACTTTCGGATATCTTGATCCTGAGTATTTGTCCACAAGAACCTTCACTAAGAAAAGTGATGTTTATAGCTTTGGTGTGCTACTGTTTGAGCTCATAACTGGCAGGAATCCGCAGCTTGGGCTCATGGAATACGTAAAACTA GCAGCCATGGAAGGTGGGGGTAAGGTTGGATGGGAAGAAATTGTGGACGAGCAattaaatggaaaatatgatGTGCATAATCTTAACGACATGGCTTCACTTGCATTCATATGTGTTAATGAAGTCTCCCAAAGTCGACCAACGATGTGTGAAATTGTTCAAGCACTATCTCAGCTTTGTAAGAGGAATGGTAAAACTCTTGGCCGAACATCATCTGCTGCTGCATTAAAGGATGTGTCTATTGAATTGGACCAGATTGAAGCTAAGGACTTTACATCAACTGCGAGTACAGATATATTGGGAAGATTGCATAGCCGATGA